In the genome of Populus trichocarpa isolate Nisqually-1 chromosome 6, P.trichocarpa_v4.1, whole genome shotgun sequence, one region contains:
- the LOC7495763 gene encoding tRNA (cytosine(38)-C(5))-methyltransferase 2 isoform X2: MEEKKGLLPKKEEEPWRVLEFYSGIGGMRYSLMKAGVNAKVVEAFDINDKANDVYEYNFGHRPYQGNIETLTAADLDNYGAHTWLLSPPCQPYTRQGLQKQSGDARAFSFLKILELIPHTKQPPNMLFVENVVGFETSDTRAKMIEILASSEYITQEFILSPLQFGVPYSRPRYFCLAKRKPLSFHHEVCNNKLLWSPSPLFEHNENNVTDGWDQPPVNWDTLIHSCEPVERFLEFKSSSNRVTGGTGTDVSADCSGALENIDERNLNTMSQYIVPLSLIERWESAMDIVYPDSKRCCCFTKSYYRYVKGTGSLLATIQPNIKGKESSLKKQGLRYFTPREFPEAISLRQCYALLGNSLSVAVVAPLLRYLFSQQS, encoded by the exons atGGAGGAGAAGAAGGGTCTTCtacccaaaaaagaagaagagccaTGGCGAGTCCTGGAATTCTACAGTGGTATTGGTGGCATG aGATATTCACTTATGAAGGCTGGTGTCAATGCAAAAGTAGTGGAAGCTTTTGACATAAATGACAAAGCTAATGATGTTTATGAATACAATTTTGGCCACCGTCCTTATCAG GGTAATATTGAGACTCTGACGGCTGCTGATCTTGATAACTATGGGGCACACACGTGGCTTCTTTCACCACCTTGTCAACCCTACACTCGACAAG GTCTTCAAAAGCAATCTGGTGATGCTCGAgcgttttcttttctcaagatTCTTGAACTTATTCCTCATACTAAGCAACCTCCAAATATGTTGTTTGTGGAAAATGTTGTTGGATTTGAG ACTTCAGATACACGTGCAAAAATGATAGAGATATTAGCAAGTTCTGAATATATTACACAAGAGTTTATATTGAGCCCACTGCAGTTTGGTGTGCCTTATTCCAGGCCACGTTATTTTTGCTTG GCAAAAAGAAAGCCTTTATCATTTCACCACGAAGTCTGCAATAACAAATTGCTTTGGTCTCCCAGTCCATTGTTCGAGCATAATGAAAATAATGTAACAGATGGATGGGACCAACCACCAGTGAATTGGGATACTTTGATCCATTCTTGTGAGCCAGTTGAGAGGTTTCTTGAGTTCAAGAGCTCCAGCAACCGAGTAACTGGAGGAACTGGAACTGATGTTTCAGCGGATTGTTCTGGAGCTTTGGAGAACATCGATGAAAGAAATCTTAATACAATGTCCCAGTATATTGTTCCATTAAGCTTGATTGAGAGGTGGGAAAGTGCAATGG ACATTGTCTATCCGGATTCGAAGCGATGCTGTTGTTTTACTAAGAGTTATTATAGATACGTGAAAGGCACTGGATCCCTCTTGGCTACTATCCAG CCAAACATCAAGGGAAAAGAATCTTCGTTGAAGAAGCAAGGGCTTAGATATTTTACCCCTAGGGAA TTCCCAGAGGCAATAAGCCTTAGACAATG ttATGCATTATTGGGAAACAGTTTAAGCGTAGCAGTGGTTGCGCCCTTACTCCGCTATCTATTTTCTCAACAatcatga
- the LOC7495763 gene encoding tRNA (cytosine(38)-C(5))-methyltransferase 2 isoform X3, whose amino-acid sequence MEEKKGLLPKKEEEPWRVLEFYSGIGGMRYSLMKAGVNAKVVEAFDINDKANDVYEYNFGHRPYQTSDTRAKMIEILASSEYITQEFILSPLQFGVPYSRPRYFCLAKRKPLSFHHEVCNNKLLWSPSPLFEHNENNVTDGWDQPPVNWDTLIHSCEPVERFLEFKSSSNRVTGGTGTDVSADCSGALENIDERNLNTMSQYIVPLSLIERWESAMDIVYPDSKRCCCFTKSYYRYVKGTGSLLATIQPNIKGKESSLKKQGLRYFTPREVANLHSFPDDFQFPEAISLRQCYALLGNSLSVAVVAPLLRYLFSQQS is encoded by the exons atGGAGGAGAAGAAGGGTCTTCtacccaaaaaagaagaagagccaTGGCGAGTCCTGGAATTCTACAGTGGTATTGGTGGCATG aGATATTCACTTATGAAGGCTGGTGTCAATGCAAAAGTAGTGGAAGCTTTTGACATAAATGACAAAGCTAATGATGTTTATGAATACAATTTTGGCCACCGTCCTTATCAG ACTTCAGATACACGTGCAAAAATGATAGAGATATTAGCAAGTTCTGAATATATTACACAAGAGTTTATATTGAGCCCACTGCAGTTTGGTGTGCCTTATTCCAGGCCACGTTATTTTTGCTTG GCAAAAAGAAAGCCTTTATCATTTCACCACGAAGTCTGCAATAACAAATTGCTTTGGTCTCCCAGTCCATTGTTCGAGCATAATGAAAATAATGTAACAGATGGATGGGACCAACCACCAGTGAATTGGGATACTTTGATCCATTCTTGTGAGCCAGTTGAGAGGTTTCTTGAGTTCAAGAGCTCCAGCAACCGAGTAACTGGAGGAACTGGAACTGATGTTTCAGCGGATTGTTCTGGAGCTTTGGAGAACATCGATGAAAGAAATCTTAATACAATGTCCCAGTATATTGTTCCATTAAGCTTGATTGAGAGGTGGGAAAGTGCAATGG ACATTGTCTATCCGGATTCGAAGCGATGCTGTTGTTTTACTAAGAGTTATTATAGATACGTGAAAGGCACTGGATCCCTCTTGGCTACTATCCAG CCAAACATCAAGGGAAAAGAATCTTCGTTGAAGAAGCAAGGGCTTAGATATTTTACCCCTAGGGAA GTCGCTAATTTGCATTCGTTCCCTGATGATTTTCAGTTCCCAGAGGCAATAAGCCTTAGACAATG ttATGCATTATTGGGAAACAGTTTAAGCGTAGCAGTGGTTGCGCCCTTACTCCGCTATCTATTTTCTCAACAatcatga
- the LOC7495763 gene encoding tRNA (cytosine(38)-C(5))-methyltransferase 2 isoform X1, translating to MEEKKGLLPKKEEEPWRVLEFYSGIGGMRYSLMKAGVNAKVVEAFDINDKANDVYEYNFGHRPYQGNIETLTAADLDNYGAHTWLLSPPCQPYTRQGLQKQSGDARAFSFLKILELIPHTKQPPNMLFVENVVGFETSDTRAKMIEILASSEYITQEFILSPLQFGVPYSRPRYFCLAKRKPLSFHHEVCNNKLLWSPSPLFEHNENNVTDGWDQPPVNWDTLIHSCEPVERFLEFKSSSNRVTGGTGTDVSADCSGALENIDERNLNTMSQYIVPLSLIERWESAMDIVYPDSKRCCCFTKSYYRYVKGTGSLLATIQPNIKGKESSLKKQGLRYFTPREVANLHSFPDDFQFPEAISLRQCYALLGNSLSVAVVAPLLRYLFSQQS from the exons atGGAGGAGAAGAAGGGTCTTCtacccaaaaaagaagaagagccaTGGCGAGTCCTGGAATTCTACAGTGGTATTGGTGGCATG aGATATTCACTTATGAAGGCTGGTGTCAATGCAAAAGTAGTGGAAGCTTTTGACATAAATGACAAAGCTAATGATGTTTATGAATACAATTTTGGCCACCGTCCTTATCAG GGTAATATTGAGACTCTGACGGCTGCTGATCTTGATAACTATGGGGCACACACGTGGCTTCTTTCACCACCTTGTCAACCCTACACTCGACAAG GTCTTCAAAAGCAATCTGGTGATGCTCGAgcgttttcttttctcaagatTCTTGAACTTATTCCTCATACTAAGCAACCTCCAAATATGTTGTTTGTGGAAAATGTTGTTGGATTTGAG ACTTCAGATACACGTGCAAAAATGATAGAGATATTAGCAAGTTCTGAATATATTACACAAGAGTTTATATTGAGCCCACTGCAGTTTGGTGTGCCTTATTCCAGGCCACGTTATTTTTGCTTG GCAAAAAGAAAGCCTTTATCATTTCACCACGAAGTCTGCAATAACAAATTGCTTTGGTCTCCCAGTCCATTGTTCGAGCATAATGAAAATAATGTAACAGATGGATGGGACCAACCACCAGTGAATTGGGATACTTTGATCCATTCTTGTGAGCCAGTTGAGAGGTTTCTTGAGTTCAAGAGCTCCAGCAACCGAGTAACTGGAGGAACTGGAACTGATGTTTCAGCGGATTGTTCTGGAGCTTTGGAGAACATCGATGAAAGAAATCTTAATACAATGTCCCAGTATATTGTTCCATTAAGCTTGATTGAGAGGTGGGAAAGTGCAATGG ACATTGTCTATCCGGATTCGAAGCGATGCTGTTGTTTTACTAAGAGTTATTATAGATACGTGAAAGGCACTGGATCCCTCTTGGCTACTATCCAG CCAAACATCAAGGGAAAAGAATCTTCGTTGAAGAAGCAAGGGCTTAGATATTTTACCCCTAGGGAA GTCGCTAATTTGCATTCGTTCCCTGATGATTTTCAGTTCCCAGAGGCAATAAGCCTTAGACAATG ttATGCATTATTGGGAAACAGTTTAAGCGTAGCAGTGGTTGCGCCCTTACTCCGCTATCTATTTTCTCAACAatcatga